In Scomber japonicus isolate fScoJap1 chromosome 11, fScoJap1.pri, whole genome shotgun sequence, the genomic stretch CATGCTGCATGCATAAAACCATTCTCTCCTGCCTATTACTGCAACCTGAGAAAGACTCTCATTAAACATTACGACTTTagggttgtttgtgttttatactTGGTTTTATGATGCTGGAGCCTTCTCAGCACAGCGCCACGAGATAAAAAGCTTTCATTGAAGCCAACCCACCTTTCCCTTCCTTGTGGTGCAGCTCAGGACTGGACACAGGGGCTTCCATGGAGCACTTTTTCTCCTCCGAGCTGGACTTGGGATCCGGGCTTTCTACGGGGACGGGTGTCCGTGAGGTCTCGGGGATTTTCGGGCCGTCCTCACTTTCCTTTTCCACCTCTGCGAAATTAGACGACGACGAGGAGGAAGACTGCGGTTTCGGGGTGACCCGGCTGAGCTGCATCAGTGTTGGGTTTGGACTCGGTGGATCATGACAGTAGTTTTCCTGATGCTTCCCGTTTGCATAAGTTTGGCTCAGTCTGAAATAGCCCGGAACCGGGATCTCGGGACCATCGACTGGACACGACTCAGGAATAACGTTAGGATATGCGGGGACGTCTGACGAGCTGACTTTTTGCACTCTCTTATCGGAGTACATGCAGCAGTTGCTTTCTTCCTTAATGCTCTGTGAAAATGTACAGTTTGACATCTGACTGGGCGGCTCTATTCTGCAGGGTCTATTCGGATCAGTCCAGTTATCTATTTGAGGTATGTACGAGGGGACATTCATGCCCATATTTTGGTGGTTGACCTCCCCTCTTTTGCCGAAAGACGGCAGGAGTCCACAGGTTTGCATTCCGTAAGTTCCCATGTCTGAGCCAGA encodes the following:
- the hoxd10a gene encoding homeobox protein Hox-D10a; translated protein: MSFPSSSPAANTYLVDSLIGACRTDSFYANSNMYMPSGSDMGTYGMQTCGLLPSFGKRGEVNHQNMGMNVPSYIPQIDNWTDPNRPCRIEPPSQMSNCTFSQSIKEESNCCMYSDKRVQKVSSSDVPAYPNVIPESCPVDGPEIPVPGYFRLSQTYANGKHQENYCHDPPSPNPTLMQLSRVTPKPQSSSSSSSNFAEVEKESEDGPKIPETSRTPVPVESPDPKSSSEEKKCSMEAPVSSPELHHKEGKDCKTDAPTNNWLTAKSGRKKRCPYTKHQTLELEKEFLFNMYLTRERRLEISRSVNLTDRQVKIWFQNRRMKLKKINRENRIRELTSNLTFS